The region GCATGAATAATAAAAAACGCCACAATTATTGAGCCTACAAGGTCAACCCAATACCACTCAGGAAGTAAAAGCCCTACAAGAACTGAAGCTGCTGCCGGAATAGAACTAAGTGCATCGCTTCTATGATGCCATGCATTCGCAATAACAGAAGGAGCCTTATGTAATCGTCCATAGAAAACTGTCCATCTGTATAAAATCTCGTTGGCGACTATCGACGTAAGGGCTGCCCCCAAAGCTATAGCTTTTGCATGGTGCACATGCTGCTCAGAATAGGCAACCGAGGCATCAATAACAATACCTACAGCAACCACTGCTAATAATATTCCGATTGCTGCTGTAATCAGCGTTTCATAACGCTGATGTCCATATGGATGCGATTTGTCAGGTGGTGCGGTCCACATTCGAACACCAATGAGCAGCGAAACATCTGTCACCAAATCTGACAAACTATGAATACCATCAGCAGTCACTGCCCTACTATTCCCGAAGATACCGGCAAGAATCTTCAGCACCGCAAGAATTACGTTAACGGCAAGTCCAACCCAAGTAACCTTTGAAACTGCTGCTATTTGCTCTGTTCGTTTCACACCATCAGTCATACGCGTCCCTACTAACATTACAGCGTTACGTTTTGAAAACTCATATCCATAAGATCGTAAAATAAAATCGAGTCGGAAGGTTTTTTCCAGCACACAATTTTCAAAACTTCGTTCGCCTGCATGGAGGCTGCCACAGCAACCGAAGAAGCCGGAGTGCCGAGTACATCCTCAGCCGCACTTCCCGAACCCAGCAGTTCAGCAGGCCCAGTGCTTCCGGGCATAATTGTCCCTACATATCCGCTAAAACCAGCCACAGCCGCTGTTACCATTGGCACATTACACTCAGCCGCAGCTTTTTGAAGATCAAGACGAGTTTCAAGACCTCCTAGACAATCAACAATTACATCAACATGTTTTGCATAATCAATGAGGGCATCGCCACGTAAAAAATGATCAACCCCAATAAAATTAATACTGGGGTTCACACAACGCATTCTCCGCTCTGCCCGTTTTGCTTTTTTCTCACCAAGGGATTCAAAAGTAGCGTTAAGCTGGCGGTTTAAATTAGTCGGTT is a window of Halodesulfovibrio sp. DNA encoding:
- a CDS encoding cation diffusion facilitator family transporter → MTDGVKRTEQIAAVSKVTWVGLAVNVILAVLKILAGIFGNSRAVTADGIHSLSDLVTDVSLLIGVRMWTAPPDKSHPYGHQRYETLITAAIGILLAVVAVGIVIDASVAYSEQHVHHAKAIALGAALTSIVANEILYRWTVFYGRLHKAPSVIANAWHHRSDALSSIPAAASVLVGLLLPEWYWVDLVGSIIVAFFIIHAAWEITLPAVNELVDKGVPETVAKELQDLALSVEGVLDVHKLRTRYQGVAVFVDLHISVDGSISVEEGHAIADKVEALLEGSDYDIADALVHVDPQRLDSSETRQRRMRNRGRRFL
- a CDS encoding ThiF family adenylyltransferase; its protein translation is MNTNFVLSHAIKEASETMVLPDGNTIAILTVQTVEAFSKAEGTPFIEIEKAALEEHILPERYVRNFSIISMEKQYNLLCSKVFVVGLGGLGGYVIEQLARLGVGTIVGADGDFFEPTNLNRQLNATFESLGEKKAKRAERRMRCVNPSINFIGVDHFLRGDALIDYAKHVDVIVDCLGGLETRLDLQKAAAECNVPMVTAAVAGFSGYVGTIMPGSTGPAELLGSGSAAEDVLGTPASSVAVAASMQANEVLKIVCWKKPSDSILFYDLMDMSFQNVTL